cttgaactcaactcgattatttgaacaagtcaactcatgaacttgagctcgactcgttaagcaaatgactcggctcgaactcgttcatgagccgagctttaacgagtcgagctcgagtcgttgttcacccctacttgAGGTGACTGTTAGGGGTGATAGTTAAGAAGTCAATGAATTGAACCCGgctcaaatatttgattgaactGTTTTAAATAAGTCTGATATGAATGAAATCAGATGAGAGTTGGacttaagaaataacattcattgaattcaaattcaaattcagttttaactaaatatctgattggatgaCAAACATGAACGCAGCCATTATTTGGATCACCCAAGCTAACTTACCCTTTTCAACATTTAATTTTGTCACTGGCATTCCGGGCGGGATGCAGGTCACCGTTCATTGAGGCATTTAAAAGTCGGAAAGAAGGTCTCCGTCGCACTCATTTGCATTCAATTGCAGTACGGTCTAAAGCCAAATACCTCGACATATAAACATCTTCCTTTCGCGTAGTTGGTCAGGTGGTTGTAGTTCGATTCTGTGGGCAGTAGACTTGTGGGGGCAAGTtgactctctttttctctctctctaagaacaATATGGCGGCAAGGTTTCTCTTatgcatcattttgttgtttcttctaGGTAAGTGAAGCCCTTCATGCATGGAGATTTGATCTCAGGCATCAAACCAACAATCTTGCTTTTTTGTTCGACTGAATTTACAGGAAGTTGTATAGAAAGTATTTCTCCCCACCACCAACGACCTGCAGAGAGGCTCTTTGTGTTTGGTGATTCATATGCAGACACAGGGAACATAGCTAGGGGGCTGGCCAACTGTTGGAAGCCTCCCTATGGCTCGACCTTCCCCGGGAAACCGGCCGGCAGGTTTTCCGATGGCCGAGTTATCACCGACTTCATTGGTATCTCTCACTTCCACTCTCTTCCCTCATTCAATGCCGAAACTGAATGTTAGAGACCCCACACCAAACAAACGAAGCATCCGATTTCAATTGCCTGACATGTTAGATAAGCTTGTGAAGATCTCCTCTTTCCATTTGTTACTTAATTCTAATTGATATTCATTATAGAAAGTTGACAATGTTCATGCAGCTACCTTCTTAGGCGTTCCATCTCCGGTTCCTTACAGATTGAGACGAGTCGCGGGGCACCGAGGGAGTTACGGCATAAATTTTGCTTACAGTGGGACTGGCGTGTTCGATACATCTGCTCCATTGCCGAACGTGACGACGCAGATCGACTACTTGGAGCAGATGATCAAAGAAGGCTGGTACGAGAAGCGGCAGGTCCGATCATCCATGGCTTTCCTCGCGCTCGCCGGCATCGATTATTTGGAGTTCCTCCTGTACAAGAATGGCACCCTCGAGGTACATGCATGACTGGGACCTAGTCCAAGCGTTTGTTTGCAAGGGCCAGGTGCTCAACTCGGTATTGTTTTGATTCATCAAAAACATATAATTCAAAAGACAAATTAACCACTTCAATAAAGATTCAATCGAACACCTTAAAAATTTAATCttgtattaaagattgtgaaagATCTTTTTATTATAAGATTAGATTGTTATCTTGGTTCTTAGTCTTTTCCAACTTGAACCAAAATGTTTTTAAGAGGAATGAATTGTAACAtccaaaaaatttagtctcatattaaaaattataatagATTTTCAAGAGTTTATAAAAAGAGTTACTGAATAAATTGTTGTCTTAGTTGCTAGTCTTTTTAAGGTTGAAACTGAAACTGTTAAGGAGTGAATTGAGATCCGTTGAACCAGGACCCAAGCTTGAGGCAAGTTGGGAGCCATCGAACCAAAAGCCCAAGCCCAaaagtgggtcaggttgttacatTCGAcatgcaaagaaagaaaaaaaaatgcatgataaTGATAATGTTAGAATTTGtacaaatttttcttattttcttttgtttgttcgAATTAAAAAGGGGTTGAGAAGGTATGTACATTCGGTGGTGAACCAGACTGCCCTGGATCTACGACGTCTGGGGGAAATTGGAGTAGGAAGGATAGGTGTGCTAGGGCTGGGTCCGATCGGCTGCATTCCCCTCTCGACTCGGACCTTAGCGCGTTCTTCCTGCATCGATCTGCTCAACCAAGACGCTGTTTATCACAATACCCTGCTGCACCAAGCCGTTGATGAAATCAATGACCATTTCCGCCACCGATCACTGGTGGCCGTGCTCGACGTCTATGACACCCTCTTGTCTATGGTAGACGGCCGGAACAAACTTGGTAAGTTAGTTATATTTATCCAAGGGCACCGAATGATGTCTATGTAAATAATAAGAAATCACCCCCTCAACTTTTTGAGAGTTCATAAATTGGCGTTCAACTTCTTAAAGAAATTTTCAAGGAGATGTCTGCTCTTTAGGGTTGTACATGAGTGAGATTGAGCTTCATCAAACTCGACTCATATATCTCGATGGAGCTGTACAAGGTTGGTTCCAGCTCACTTGATAGATCGAGTCTTGGCTCGAGTTTGGCACGTTTAAGCTTGTTTACTTAGTCTCTATCTAACttgatctcttttttttttttaaagtttagaatatatatatatatatatatatatatatatgtcataatcacaaataactTCTCATACTTTTAAATGCGAAGTTTTTTTCGAGTATAATATGTTGAGtttgaaaaagtagaaaaaaataccgtaaatttttaaaagttttaaaaagctaaaaatgataaaaaaaaaataaaaaatatgagaaactaataacacaaacatcacaagataaatagatctgcaacaaacaaaaaataaaaaatgaaaaaaaaactttttggcattaaaaaacctgaaaaaaataaaaaaagtgaaaaaaagtaaaaaaaaaaacacgttaaaaacgttttttaaaacaaacatgtttttaaaaagttttaaagggccatttaattgtttcttttttttaaatgtgttttctgtcactatgatatatatatatatatatatataacctagATTAAACGCACTTGTATGCATCTGCTTTGATGATCCTTGTTCAGGACCAAGGTTCGAGAATCCACTCAGCCAGTGCTGCGTGGGAACCACGCCGGGAAGCGATTGCGGCGACACCGATCACAGTGGGAAACCGATGTACAGTGTATGTGAGGATCCAGGAAGACGGCTTTTCTGGGACCATGGCCATCCAACTCAGGTTGCATGGTCCACCATTTTCCAAGCTTTCAGCCCTACTCTTCATCAACTATTCTCACAGTAACTGCGCCCTTAGTGAAGAATTCTGAATCGGATGGATTGGCTGCGGTTGGCTGATTCAAGCATGATCTATCGCAGTAGGTTTCTGGACAAAGCAGATTTAATGGGCTTCATTAGTCTGACTGTCTGAGCTGAATATTCATTAGATTTTCGGTTTTTCCAAGCTTTACCTATGTTTCACTTAGAATATAGCCTTTGGATTACATCTTTTTAgtcttatttttatttggaaatcagGTTATGAACGATGGAGATAATACATACTTGAATCAATGTTGGAGCCAGAGATCTTTTACTGAGTGTCCCTCATATATATTCGCATCTACTTTTGgatatttcaaaaaatcttAGGTTTGAGGGCCACCAAAATGTGATGAACTAAATTatgtgggtctgtgtgggcaatggcccacaccTGGCTCTGCCAGTGACTTAAATGGTCATTTAACCTAGGCATATTAATCCCCAGCACCTATTTCTTtaatccagaaaaaaaaatgctaattTGAATCTCAGATGTTATAATCTTCTTGTGAATACTAAGGATGAACAggtgattttattttttgtcgtCATTCCATTGAGACACACAGTCTGCTCCTCCAACGACCAGTCAGGAACTAATTCTTACAAATACCATCTTTCAATAATCCTACCAATTCACTTTAACTTACAGATGTCGAACTGGACCAAACTTAAGTGAACAACAATGCTATTTGAGACGTCTTCCTGAATTTTCTTTAACTATGTATAAATTTCACACAATCACTTGTGTTACACGCAAGATTTCAAGTTTTCCATAATATTTATGTTGCAGATTGGTTGTAATCCAACTATTCGCAAGCCAACATCTCATATAAAGTTACAGAGCTTAGCAGTACCTTAAGTCTGTAATAACAGCCACAGCAGGAATAGGAAAGATGCCAAAGCACTCTCTGTTCAGCAGTTATTTCGGCTCCCTAAAGAAAAGCAGCCGACCAAGTAGGCTATAATAGAAGGCTTCATCTTCATCAGTTGATGAAGCTGCATCTTCTCCTCGCCTCCCCTTGATTCCCAATCTTCACTTCAATCTCCCCCATCTTGATCATGGCAGCAACAAACCCCTCTTCCCAGGCAGAGGGTTGATCTGCAGAGGCCATCACTTGCTCCATGGTGAAGTCATCGGTGAGAGGAGTGGGAGCATCAGATGTGAAGATCCCCTTATGCTGTACAACACCCACATAGTATTTGTCATCCAAGACTGTTGGGAGTGAAGGTGTCCATAAAGATGATGTTGTCAACTCTGCTGTTTTTTGGGATTTCCCCCTCAAAACTGCTTCCCAAAGAGAGAAGAGCAGTGAACGACATATATGAGAACTGAGATATTAGATATATATGTTACAACATTGAATGGCCCACATGTAATTCCCTGACTTAACCTGAACCATTGCACAAATGGCAACAACCAAGACGCCTGCCTTGACCTTTACATGCGTCCAAAGACTTCTCCGTCTGTCCTGTCCTGCTGATCAAGTTTACAGGTGAACGAGTGGACGTGCTTCTTCCACGGTGACTACTCTTTCAAACACACAAGAAGCCAAAGAGAGACCACAGTCCATAAACAGTGGGGTTCATTGGATCGCCTTAAGGTTTGAAATACTGAATCTGGTCAACAAAGTGACTTTGTCAAGGCTTAATCGATCGTTCTTCCAGTTCATTTTGCTACAACAAATAGATGCCTCTCACaagttacatatatatatatatatacatatatatatatatatacatatatatatatatatatatatagagagagagagagagagagattgagagaaagaagagagagacccATCTCCGATGTAAGACTAAACAGGTTGAAACATCTGCATTGTATTCAGGAGAACAGAGATGTATTGTATTTTAGGAGAACAGAGAAGC
This window of the Nymphaea colorata isolate Beijing-Zhang1983 chromosome 2, ASM883128v2, whole genome shotgun sequence genome carries:
- the LOC116247231 gene encoding GDSL esterase/lipase At5g03610-like isoform X1 translates to MAARFLLCIILLFLLGSCIESISPHHQRPAERLFVFGDSYADTGNIARGLANCWKPPYGSTFPGKPAGRFSDGRVITDFIATFLGVPSPVPYRLRRVAGHRGSYGINFAYSGTGVFDTSAPLPNVTTQIDYLEQMIKEGWYEKRQVRSSMAFLALAGIDYLEFLLYKNGTLEGLRRYVHSVVNQTALDLRRLGEIGVGRIGVLGLGPIGCIPLSTRTLARSSCIDLLNQDAVYHNTLLHQAVDEINDHFRHRSLVAVLDVYDTLLSMVDGRNKLGPRFENPLSQCCVGTTPGSDCGDTDHSGKPMYSVCEDPGRRLFWDHGHPTQVAWSTIFQAFSPTLHQLFSQ
- the LOC116247231 gene encoding GDSL esterase/lipase At5g03610-like isoform X2, encoding MAARFLLCIILLFLLGSCIESISPHHQRPAERLFVFGDSYADTGNIARGLANCWKPPYGSTFPGKPAGRFSDGRVITDFIATFLGVPSPVPYRLRRVAGHRGSYGINFAYSGTGVFDTSAPLPNVTTQIDYLEQMIKEGWYEKRQVRSSMAFLALAGIDYLEFLLYKNGTLEDQGSRIHSASAAWEPRREAIAATPITVGNRCTVYVRIQEDGFSGTMAIQLRLHGPPFSKLSALLFINYSHSNCALSEEF